In Topomyia yanbarensis strain Yona2022 chromosome 2, ASM3024719v1, whole genome shotgun sequence, one DNA window encodes the following:
- the LOC131681712 gene encoding uncharacterized protein LOC131681712, whose protein sequence is MRGIAKPTNRISDEQWSGEATRTSGFAVEETRVDVTIGDSDAVETTTHRKDRPVCMTESTVITNDVDENSVESILEKAAFTSTQPPVVTNCTSVISSARNRKDADDIMSVSQQHEKQSSHNATNDAIKGLGLNNEPSIDSSDDEKDIDDTEIPIVEIMDTDSDDDMPMITVAGRPQPLD, encoded by the exons ATGAGAGG tATTGCCAAACCAACCAACAGGATTTCAGATGAGCAATGGTCCGGCGAAGCAACGCGAACCAGTGGATTCGCTGTGGAAGAAACCCGTGTCGATGTTACCATTGGTGATTCAGACGCAGTGGAAACCACAACACATCGGAAAGATCGTCCGGTGTGCATGACGGAATCAACTGTTATTACGAACGATGTGGATGAAAATTCAGTTGAGTCAATTTTAGAGAAAGCTGCATTCACCTCCACACAACCCCCCGTGGTCACTAACTGCACTAGTGTTATTTCTTCCGCACGGAACCGTAAAGATGCCGACGATATTATGTCGGTATCACAACAGCACGAGAAGCAAAGCTCTCACAATGCAACGAATGATGCCATCAAGGGGCTAGGTCTCAACAACGAGCCAAGTATTGACAGTAGTGACGATGAGAAGGATATTGACGATACAGAGATTCCCATTGTTGAAATTATGGATACCGATTCGGATGACGATATGCCAATGATAACGGTGGCGGGTAGACCACAGCCACTGGATTAG